One segment of Vibrio mimicus DNA contains the following:
- a CDS encoding uracil-DNA glycosylase family protein, with the protein MLESLLTEIRQCTVCEPHLPLGANPVIRAHPAAKILIIGQAPGTKVHNTSIPWNDASGDRLRQWLDLDRDTFYCEENIAIMPMGLCYPGKGRSGDLPPRKECAPLWHAKVLEQLPNRQLTLLIGQYAQHYYLSDKPSTLTETVQHWQRWAPLVLPLPHPSPRNTLWLKKHPWFEQDEVPYLRQRVKQALT; encoded by the coding sequence ATGCTAGAGTCACTGCTGACGGAAATTCGCCAATGCACAGTCTGTGAACCCCATTTACCGTTGGGCGCGAATCCAGTGATCCGTGCCCATCCGGCGGCGAAGATTTTAATTATTGGCCAAGCACCGGGCACTAAGGTGCACAACACTTCCATTCCGTGGAATGATGCCAGCGGTGATCGACTGCGTCAGTGGCTCGATTTGGATCGCGATACGTTTTACTGCGAAGAAAACATCGCCATCATGCCGATGGGGCTTTGCTATCCGGGCAAAGGGCGCAGCGGAGATTTACCGCCGCGTAAAGAGTGTGCGCCACTGTGGCATGCCAAAGTGCTAGAGCAACTGCCCAATCGGCAACTCACTCTCCTGATTGGGCAATATGCACAGCATTATTATCTGTCGGACAAACCCAGCACCTTGACCGAAACCGTACAGCATTGGCAACGTTGGGCACCTTTGGTTTTGCCGCTACCGCATCCCTCTCCACGCAACACCTTATGGCTGAAAAAACACCCTTGGTTTGAACAGGACGAGGTGCCTTATCTTCGTCAACGGGTGAAGCAAGCGCTTACATAG